The Pseudomonas sp. S06B 330 genome contains the following window.
GGCGCTACCGGCGCTGAAGAGCTTGATGGACGCGAGGAGAACATCACCTTCTCGATGCCCAAAGAGCTGCGTGTACGCTCACTGATCTGAGCCACCCGCCGCACACAGCGGCAGGTGGCTCAGCGTGTCGCGCAGGCTGACTCTACCGCTGCGCGACAGCACCACCTGATAGTGACTCAGTGCCTCGGGGCGTTGGCACACATGCAACGTCCCAGCCTGAAACGCCCCGCTTTCCAGCAGTGGCACACCCAGGCCACTGAAGCGCACCTGCCGGGCCACCGGTCGGTTTGCAACAATGATCGTTCGCCCATTGCGGCGCCATTCCTGCAGCAATTGCATGTCTTGCTCAACAATCATCCTCCAGCCATTGCTCCAGTCTGCATCCAGCGCTTGCAGGCGCACGACGCTATTGCGCAGCAGCGCCTCACTGCGAGTGGTACGTAGCGCCTGCGCTAAGTCCTTGGCGGCGGCCTGGCGTTGTAGCCCGGTGCTCATGGCGTTGTAGGCCGGAGCGCCAATCTGTGTCAGCAGCCCCAGCAGGGCCGCTGCGAACAACAGTTGTATCAGTGTTACGCCCTGTTGCCTCACCGTGCATTCCTCCCTGGAAGTGCTTCGCTATAGGTTCCAGGCCCGTGTTGCTGACGTCCAGTCGGCAGGGTTGGCAAAGGATGGTGGAAAAGTCTCGGAGGTGGGCCATGGATGGCTGGCGGCAACAAGGCATGACGTTGATTGAAGTGCTGGTGGCGATGGCAGTGCTGGGGCTGGGCCTGTTTGCGGCTGCCGGCTTGCAGTTGCGGGCATTGCAGGCCACAGAAAGTGCGCAGCGCAGCACCCAGGCCGCGTACCTGGCGCAGGCGGTATCCGAGCAGGCGCGTGCCGATGGCGCATTGCGCTTTGAGTCAGCGGGGCAATGAACAGGCAAGCGGGTGTCGGCCTGCTGGAGGTGCTGCTGGCCCTGAGTCTGGGCATGCTGCTGGTGTTGGGGGCCAGCCGCCTGTTTGTTGCCGCCAGCCAGTCCTGGCAGGCACAAGCGTTGGCGGCACAGATGCAGGAGGATGCACGCCTGGCCCTGCAGCGCCTGGCTCAGAGTATTCGTATGGTGGGCATGTTTGGTTGCCTGCATGACCAGGCTATCGATTTTCTCGACCCCTTGGCCGCCCAAGCGTTTGCCCAACCGCTGCAAATCACGCGCGGTGCCGATGGGCGCGTTCAGCGCTTGCGTCTGATCAGTGCCGACGTTACCCAGGTCAGTGGCCGTCCCGACTGGACCTTGCTCACCGACTGTCGCACACAGGCCAGTGTGCACGCGGGTGAGCGCGCGCCAGCGACCGGGCAGTTTGCTGTGGCCATCCGCCGCCAGGACTATCGGCTGGTGGCCAACGAGCTACGCCTGCGTAGCGGGGCGAGTGATGGCGTGTTGGTGGACGGGGTCGATGAGCTGCAGCTTGAGCTACTCAGAGACAGTGTTGCGGGTATTTCCGGCGTGAAGCTGGGCTTGACCCTGATAGACC
Protein-coding sequences here:
- a CDS encoding GspH/FimT family protein, whose translation is MRQQGVTLIQLLFAAALLGLLTQIGAPAYNAMSTGLQRQAAAKDLAQALRTTRSEALLRNSVVRLQALDADWSNGWRMIVEQDMQLLQEWRRNGRTIIVANRPVARQVRFSGLGVPLLESGAFQAGTLHVCQRPEALSHYQVVLSRSGRVSLRDTLSHLPLCAAGGSDQ
- the pilV gene encoding type IV pilus modification protein PilV; this translates as MDGWRQQGMTLIEVLVAMAVLGLGLFAAAGLQLRALQATESAQRSTQAAYLAQAVSEQARADGALRFESAGQ